In the Dyella jiangningensis genome, one interval contains:
- a CDS encoding MFS transporter — translation MAQVVSSTSSMAPASRALSGRDIQTLLLASLGGALEFYDFVVFVFFALPLSHLFFPPNTAPWLAQLQVYGIFAAGYLARPLGGIVMAHFGDRQGRKRMFTLSVFLMALPTLAIGLLPVYAQVGVLAPVLLLVMRVVQGVAIGGEVPGAWVFVAEHAPPGRVGFACACLTSGLTAGILIGSLTAAWINHHLAPEQVLGWGWRLPFLLGGVFGFIAVWLRRWLSETPVFAELQERKALSRELPLRTVLAGHGGSVLLSMAVTWTLTAAILVLILMLPNLAQKPFGIAPDVAFLGNSVAAFCLGLGCLAYGWLTDRIGAARALLVGSLALIAVTYALFADLEAGGAHFLPLYALTGFLVGSVGVVPTVMVMAFPAPIRYSGISFAYNVAYAAFGAVTATLISYLGERVGRMAPAHYVAMTAVVSVLAALWLMLSRRNGDQQLL, via the coding sequence ATGGCGCAAGTCGTTTCGTCCACTTCTTCGATGGCGCCTGCCAGCCGCGCGCTGTCCGGTCGCGATATCCAGACCCTGCTGCTCGCCTCGCTGGGCGGTGCGCTGGAGTTCTACGACTTCGTGGTGTTCGTGTTCTTCGCGCTGCCGCTCAGCCACCTGTTCTTTCCACCCAACACCGCACCCTGGCTGGCCCAGTTGCAGGTGTACGGCATCTTTGCCGCCGGTTACCTCGCGCGCCCGCTGGGCGGCATCGTGATGGCGCACTTCGGCGACCGGCAGGGCCGCAAACGCATGTTCACGCTAAGCGTGTTCCTGATGGCGCTGCCCACCCTGGCGATTGGCCTGCTGCCGGTCTATGCGCAGGTGGGCGTGCTGGCGCCGGTATTGCTGCTGGTGATGCGGGTGGTGCAGGGCGTGGCGATCGGCGGCGAAGTGCCTGGCGCCTGGGTGTTCGTGGCCGAGCACGCGCCGCCCGGCCGCGTGGGTTTTGCCTGCGCCTGCCTCACTTCCGGCCTCACCGCCGGCATCCTGATCGGCTCGCTGACGGCGGCTTGGATCAACCATCATCTCGCGCCGGAACAGGTGCTCGGCTGGGGTTGGCGCCTGCCGTTCCTGTTGGGCGGCGTGTTCGGTTTCATCGCCGTGTGGCTGCGCCGCTGGCTCAGCGAAACACCGGTGTTCGCCGAGCTTCAGGAGCGCAAGGCGCTGAGCCGCGAGCTGCCCCTGCGCACCGTGCTGGCCGGCCACGGCGGCAGCGTGCTGCTGTCGATGGCGGTGACGTGGACGCTCACCGCGGCCATTCTCGTGCTGATCCTGATGCTGCCGAACCTCGCGCAGAAGCCGTTCGGCATCGCGCCGGACGTGGCCTTCCTCGGCAACAGCGTGGCGGCCTTCTGCCTGGGCCTGGGTTGCCTGGCCTACGGCTGGCTCACCGACCGGATCGGCGCCGCCCGCGCGCTGCTGGTGGGCTCGCTGGCCTTGATCGCGGTCACCTATGCGTTGTTCGCCGACCTCGAAGCCGGCGGCGCGCATTTCCTGCCGCTGTATGCGTTGACCGGCTTCCTGGTGGGAAGCGTGGGCGTGGTGCCGACGGTGATGGTGATGGCGTTTCCCGCACCCATCCGCTATTCGGGCATCTCGTTCGCCTACAACGTGGCCTATGCGGCGTTCGGCGCGGTGACGGCGACGCTGATCAGCTATCTCGGCGAACGCGTCGGCCGCATGGCGCCCGCGCACTACGTGGCGATGACGGCGGTGGTCAGCGTACTGGCAGCCCTATGGCTGATGCTGTCCAGGCGCAACGGCGACCAACAGCTCTTGTAG
- the aqpZ gene encoding aquaporin Z, producing MNMGKRLGAEFFGTFWLVFGGCGSAVFAAAFPELGIGFAGVALAFGLTVVTMAYAVGHISGAHFNPAVTAGLWAGGRFPAKDVVPYWIAQVIGGIVAGGTIYLIASGRPEFDPVAGGFASNGYGEHSPGHYSLQACVVAEFVLTAFFLIVINGTTHKLAPTGFAPLAIGLTLTLIHLISIPITNTSVNPARSTAVAVFQGSWAMGQLWMFWVVPLIGGVVGGLIYRYLLGPETIASSGSSPSPDVIAAKAGAQ from the coding sequence ATGAACATGGGCAAGCGTTTGGGAGCTGAGTTCTTCGGTACGTTCTGGCTGGTCTTTGGCGGTTGCGGCAGTGCGGTGTTCGCCGCAGCCTTTCCCGAGTTGGGCATCGGTTTCGCCGGTGTGGCGCTCGCCTTCGGTCTCACCGTGGTCACCATGGCGTACGCCGTGGGGCATATTTCCGGCGCCCATTTCAACCCGGCGGTGACGGCGGGCCTGTGGGCCGGCGGCCGTTTCCCGGCCAAGGACGTAGTGCCTTATTGGATCGCGCAGGTCATCGGCGGCATCGTGGCCGGCGGCACCATCTACCTGATCGCCAGCGGCAGGCCCGAGTTCGACCCGGTCGCGGGCGGCTTCGCCTCCAATGGCTATGGCGAGCACTCGCCGGGGCACTACTCGTTGCAGGCCTGCGTCGTCGCCGAGTTCGTGTTGACTGCGTTCTTCCTGATCGTGATCAACGGCACCACGCACAAGCTGGCGCCGACGGGCTTCGCACCGCTGGCGATCGGCCTCACCCTCACGCTCATCCACCTGATTTCGATCCCCATCACCAACACCTCGGTCAACCCGGCGCGCAGTACGGCGGTCGCCGTGTTCCAGGGAAGCTGGGCCATGGGACAGCTGTGGATGTTCTGGGTGGTCCCGTTGATCGGCGGCGTCGTGGGCGGGTTGATCTATCGCTACCTGCTGGGTCCGGAAACGATCGCCTCGTCCGGGTCGTCGCCTTCGCCGGACGTCATTGCGGCCAAAGCCGGCGCCCAGTGA
- the gloA2 gene encoding SMU1112c/YaeR family gloxylase I-like metalloprotein, producing MSLLPAIHHVALICFDYARSKAFYSETLGFRIVREVYRAERDSWKLDLEVSPGVSLELFSFPSPPSRPSRPEAQGLRHLAFAVPDIDAVIATLTARGVACEPVRVDEYTGRRFTFFADPDDLPIELYEQ from the coding sequence ATGTCGTTGTTGCCCGCCATCCACCATGTGGCGCTGATTTGTTTCGATTACGCGCGCTCCAAGGCGTTCTACAGCGAGACACTGGGTTTTCGCATCGTCCGCGAGGTGTACCGCGCCGAACGCGATTCCTGGAAGCTCGATCTGGAGGTGAGCCCCGGCGTCAGCCTGGAGCTGTTCTCCTTTCCTTCGCCGCCGTCGCGCCCATCGCGACCGGAAGCGCAGGGACTGCGCCACCTGGCGTTTGCCGTGCCGGACATCGATGCGGTGATCGCGACGCTGACCGCGCGTGGCGTGGCTTGCGAGCCCGTGCGCGTCGACGAATACACGGGCAGGCGCTTCACCTTCTTCGCCGACCCGGACGATCTGCCGATCGAGTTGTACGAGCAGTAA
- the epmA gene encoding EF-P lysine aminoacylase EpmA produces the protein MTLHLAGRLHLRARLYALVRGFFAERNVLEVETPILSAAGNTDPNIQSFSTCFTGHVDAGSRERWLRTSPEYPLKRLLASGVGDCYELGRVFRDGEAGGRHNPEFTMLEWYRVGWDHHRLMEETIALVEAALAMVGRRAEVWVEGYRQLFIDELGIDPAHASIETLREPLAEYGIDPAGLTRDDWLDLLITHRLQPTFPSHRITVIHDYPASQCALAKVRPGDPPLAERFELYLGRYELANGYHELNDAMEQRLRFERDNAVRRERGQHEIPVDERLLGVLDAMPDCAGVAMGIERLLMCLVGTDAIADVLTFPFAEA, from the coding sequence ATGACCTTGCATCTGGCCGGCCGCCTGCATCTGCGCGCGCGCCTGTATGCGCTGGTCCGTGGGTTCTTCGCGGAGCGCAACGTGCTGGAGGTGGAGACGCCGATTCTCTCCGCCGCGGGGAACACCGACCCGAACATCCAGAGTTTCAGCACGTGCTTCACGGGCCATGTCGACGCCGGATCGCGCGAGCGCTGGCTGCGCACCTCGCCGGAATACCCACTCAAGCGCCTGCTGGCCAGCGGCGTCGGCGATTGCTACGAACTGGGCCGGGTGTTTCGCGATGGCGAGGCCGGCGGACGGCACAACCCCGAGTTCACCATGCTGGAGTGGTATCGCGTGGGTTGGGACCACCATCGCCTGATGGAGGAGACCATCGCGCTGGTGGAGGCCGCGCTGGCGATGGTGGGCCGTCGCGCCGAAGTCTGGGTGGAAGGCTATCGCCAGCTTTTCATCGACGAGCTGGGCATCGACCCCGCCCATGCGTCCATCGAGACGCTGCGCGAACCGCTGGCCGAATACGGCATCGATCCCGCAGGCCTGACGCGCGACGACTGGCTGGATCTGCTCATCACGCATCGCCTGCAGCCGACGTTCCCGAGCCACCGCATCACGGTCATCCACGATTATCCGGCGTCGCAATGCGCGCTGGCCAAGGTGCGGCCGGGCGATCCGCCGCTGGCGGAGCGTTTCGAGCTGTACCTGGGACGTTACGAGCTTGCCAACGGGTATCACGAACTCAACGACGCCATGGAGCAGCGGCTTCGTTTCGAGCGCGACAATGCGGTGCGCCGGGAGCGCGGACAGCACGAGATTCCGGTCGATGAACGACTGCTCGGCGTGCTCGACGCGATGCCCGATTGCGCCGGCGTGGCGATGGGCATCGAGCGCCTGCTGATGTGCCTGGTCGGCACCGACGCGATCGCCGACGTGCTTACGTTTCCCTTTGCTGAGGCCTGA
- the ligA gene encoding NAD-dependent DNA ligase LigA translates to MSKSPAHDWRDRAAELREKIERANHQYHVLDDPEITDAEYDQAIRELEALEEAHPELATPDSPTRRVGARAHGGFAEVRHVIPMLSLSNAFEQEGDNDRERFREVAEFERRIEQSLDRRSPVFSVEPKLDGLAISLRYEDGVFVQGATRGDGETGEDVTANLRTVRAIPLRLRGTDWPSVLEVRGEVIMLRKDFEAFNERARTHGDKPLANPRNGAAGSLRQLDPAITARRKLSFYAYAVGDVQGGELPQTHSRTLAKLREWGFPVSPEVDTAKGFDGLIAYYRRIGEKRDRLPYDIDGVVYKLDDYEGQRAMGFVSRAPRWAIAHKFPAQEQTTTVEAIEINIGRTGAATPLARLKPVQVAGVTVSNATLHNADQVARLDVRVGDTVIVRRAGDVIPEVVRVMPELRPPHTKPWHMPSHCPVCGSALLREEGEAAWRCSGGLICAAQRKEALIHFAARRAMDIEGIGERFVDALVDFGYVHTPADLYKLTLDDFLEMKRRADDRDGTTPETVKQGKVATKWAENLIDAIEASKHATLPRFLFGLGIMHIGESTAKTLVAWLGSLAVIRRMPAAVLRVLPDIGNEVAMSIAGFFAQEGNQKVVDDLLASGIRFSDEGHPSPKLRQRLNLAVLLDTAGVNKLGPKSTKLLAEHFPTIDKLIAAGPAHWVTAGLPSAAATNLEAFLSHDKNVAPLRAADIAMHELLDAIPKSSSASAAPLEGQTVVLTGTLSSLSRDEAKERLEALGAKVAGSVSKKTQFVVAGEAAGSKLDKAQELGVDVWDEAQLLALLAKHEGGA, encoded by the coding sequence ATGAGCAAAAGCCCCGCACACGACTGGCGCGATCGCGCCGCCGAACTGCGCGAGAAGATCGAGCGCGCGAATCACCAGTACCACGTGCTGGACGATCCGGAGATCACCGACGCGGAATACGACCAGGCCATCCGCGAGCTGGAAGCGCTGGAAGAAGCGCACCCCGAGCTCGCCACGCCCGACTCTCCCACGCGCCGCGTAGGTGCCCGTGCGCACGGCGGCTTCGCCGAAGTGCGGCACGTGATCCCCATGCTCTCGCTCAGCAATGCGTTCGAGCAGGAGGGCGACAACGATCGCGAGCGCTTTCGCGAAGTGGCCGAGTTCGAGCGCCGCATCGAACAGTCGCTGGATAGGCGCAGTCCGGTGTTCTCCGTCGAGCCCAAGCTCGATGGCCTGGCCATCAGCCTGCGTTACGAGGACGGCGTATTCGTGCAGGGCGCGACGCGCGGCGACGGCGAAACCGGCGAGGACGTGACCGCGAACCTGCGCACCGTACGCGCGATTCCGTTGCGATTGCGCGGCACCGACTGGCCGAGCGTGCTGGAAGTGCGCGGCGAGGTGATCATGCTTCGCAAGGATTTCGAAGCCTTCAACGAACGCGCCCGCACGCACGGTGACAAGCCCCTGGCCAATCCGCGCAATGGCGCCGCCGGTTCGCTGCGCCAGTTGGACCCCGCCATTACCGCCCGGCGCAAGCTCAGCTTCTACGCCTATGCGGTAGGCGACGTGCAGGGTGGCGAACTGCCGCAAACGCATTCCAGGACGCTCGCCAAGCTGCGCGAGTGGGGCTTCCCGGTGTCGCCCGAGGTGGATACGGCCAAGGGCTTTGACGGCTTGATCGCCTACTACCGCCGCATTGGCGAAAAGCGCGATCGCCTGCCGTACGACATCGACGGCGTGGTCTACAAGCTGGACGACTATGAAGGCCAGCGCGCGATGGGGTTCGTGTCGCGCGCACCGCGCTGGGCCATCGCGCACAAGTTCCCCGCGCAGGAACAGACCACCACGGTCGAAGCGATCGAGATCAACATCGGGCGGACCGGGGCCGCCACGCCGCTGGCGCGATTGAAACCGGTGCAGGTGGCTGGTGTCACGGTCAGCAACGCCACCTTGCACAACGCCGACCAGGTGGCGCGCCTGGACGTGCGCGTGGGCGACACGGTGATCGTGCGCCGTGCGGGTGACGTGATTCCTGAAGTCGTGCGCGTGATGCCGGAACTGCGTCCGCCGCACACCAAGCCCTGGCACATGCCGTCGCATTGCCCGGTCTGCGGCTCCGCGTTGCTGCGCGAGGAAGGCGAGGCGGCATGGCGTTGCTCGGGCGGCCTGATCTGCGCCGCGCAGCGCAAGGAGGCCTTGATCCATTTCGCCGCCCGTCGCGCCATGGACATCGAAGGCATCGGCGAGCGCTTCGTCGATGCGCTGGTCGACTTCGGTTACGTGCACACGCCGGCCGATCTCTACAAGCTCACGCTCGACGATTTCCTGGAGATGAAACGCAGGGCGGACGATCGCGACGGCACCACGCCTGAGACGGTGAAGCAGGGCAAGGTCGCCACCAAATGGGCGGAAAACCTGATCGACGCGATCGAGGCCAGCAAGCACGCCACGTTGCCGCGCTTCCTGTTCGGGCTCGGCATCATGCACATCGGCGAAAGCACCGCGAAGACGCTGGTGGCCTGGTTGGGCAGCCTGGCCGTCATCCGCCGCATGCCGGCCGCCGTGCTGCGCGTGTTGCCTGACATCGGCAACGAAGTGGCGATGTCCATCGCCGGTTTCTTCGCGCAGGAAGGCAACCAGAAGGTGGTCGACGATCTGCTGGCGTCGGGCATCCGCTTCTCGGACGAAGGGCATCCGTCGCCGAAGTTGCGCCAGCGGTTGAACCTCGCGGTCTTGCTCGACACCGCTGGCGTCAACAAGCTGGGGCCGAAAAGCACGAAGCTGCTCGCCGAGCATTTCCCCACGATCGACAAGCTGATCGCCGCCGGCCCCGCGCACTGGGTGACCGCCGGCTTGCCGTCCGCCGCGGCGACCAACCTGGAGGCTTTCCTCTCGCACGACAAGAACGTGGCGCCGCTACGCGCCGCCGACATCGCCATGCATGAGCTGCTCGACGCCATTCCGAAGTCGTCCAGTGCCAGCGCCGCACCACTCGAAGGACAGACCGTGGTGCTTACCGGCACGCTGTCGTCGCTCAGTCGCGATGAGGCGAAGGAGCGGCTGGAAGCGCTGGGCGCGAAGGTTGCCGGTTCCGTGTCGAAGAAGACCCAGTTCGTGGTGGCCGGCGAAGCGGCGGGCTCCAAGCTCGACAAGGCGCAGGAACTCGGCGTGGACGTGTGGGACGAGGCGCAGCTGCTGGCCTTGCTGGCGAAGCACGAGGGCGGGGCATGA
- a CDS encoding phosphatase PAP2 family protein: MRALRWMMCLLTLAWSPAWAGSGILGLDHKLPYDDSGIWKRSNQQILAYGTIITIAGGAIWLGDQDKLGDTFWRSVDSMVVTAASTQVLKWTFQRERPSQTDSPNQWFQGWHAQSFPSGEVASVTAAVTPLMITYGHDHPSVYLLALIPAYDAVARVKTHGHWQSDVIVGAAIGAGVGYWATHRDSPWIISLLPGGFQLGYSRHFD; the protein is encoded by the coding sequence ATGCGCGCCCTGCGATGGATGATGTGCCTGCTCACGCTCGCCTGGAGCCCCGCCTGGGCCGGAAGCGGCATTCTCGGCCTCGACCACAAGTTGCCCTACGACGACAGCGGCATCTGGAAGCGCAGCAACCAGCAGATCCTCGCCTACGGCACCATCATCACGATCGCTGGTGGCGCGATCTGGCTGGGCGACCAGGACAAGCTCGGCGATACCTTCTGGCGCTCGGTGGATTCCATGGTCGTCACGGCGGCCAGCACCCAGGTGCTGAAGTGGACATTCCAGCGCGAACGCCCTTCGCAGACCGATTCCCCGAACCAGTGGTTCCAGGGCTGGCACGCGCAGAGTTTCCCCAGTGGCGAAGTGGCTTCCGTTACGGCGGCGGTGACGCCCCTCATGATCACTTACGGACACGACCATCCCTCGGTCTACCTGCTGGCCCTGATTCCCGCCTACGATGCCGTAGCACGCGTGAAGACCCATGGACACTGGCAAAGCGACGTGATCGTCGGTGCGGCGATCGGCGCCGGCGTCGGCTACTGGGCGACCCATCGCGATTCCCCCTGGATCATTTCCCTGTTGCCCGGCGGTTTCCAGCTTGGCTATAGCCGTCACTTCGATTGA
- a CDS encoding phosphatase PAP2 family protein, which yields MAVASGAAQAGGGPFGIDHTVHYDNSGIWKRSNQNMLFYGTVLTVGGGALWLGDQDKLGDTFWRSADAMVTTAIATQTMKWIFQRERPSQTNDPDKFFQGWGAHSFPSNEVGAITAAVTPFIATYGDEHPSAYLLALLPTYAAVARVKTHGHWQSDVLVGAAIGTGMGLWAMHRESPWTLSLLPNGFQLGYSRHFD from the coding sequence ATGGCCGTCGCGAGTGGCGCGGCCCAGGCCGGAGGTGGTCCCTTCGGCATCGATCACACTGTTCATTACGACAACAGCGGCATCTGGAAGCGAAGCAACCAGAACATGCTTTTCTACGGCACGGTGCTCACCGTCGGTGGTGGCGCACTCTGGCTGGGCGACCAGGACAAGCTGGGCGATACGTTCTGGCGATCCGCCGATGCGATGGTCACGACGGCCATCGCCACGCAGACCATGAAGTGGATCTTCCAGCGCGAGCGTCCCTCGCAGACCAACGATCCCGACAAATTCTTCCAGGGCTGGGGAGCGCACAGTTTTCCCAGCAATGAAGTGGGTGCCATCACGGCAGCGGTGACGCCGTTCATTGCCACCTATGGCGACGAGCATCCGTCGGCCTATCTCCTTGCGTTGCTGCCCACGTATGCCGCCGTGGCTCGCGTGAAGACGCACGGGCATTGGCAAAGCGATGTGCTCGTGGGAGCGGCCATTGGCACCGGCATGGGCCTGTGGGCGATGCACCGCGAATCGCCGTGGACGTTGAGCCTGCTGCCGAACGGGTTTCAGCTCGGCTACTCGCGGCATTTCGATTGA
- the rnk gene encoding nucleoside diphosphate kinase regulator, with product MNSKPPIVVSRLDLERIEALLERMPHTQLAQYDALRAELDRAEVVEPSQVPGDVVTMNSVVTFEDENSSDELTVSLVYPSGAGAPGTVSILAPVGSALLGMAVGQHIEWPMPDGRTRRLRVLEIEYQPESAGDLHR from the coding sequence ATGAACAGCAAGCCACCCATCGTCGTTTCACGTCTCGATCTGGAGCGCATCGAAGCATTGCTCGAGCGCATGCCTCACACGCAGCTGGCGCAGTACGACGCGCTGCGCGCGGAGCTGGATCGCGCCGAGGTGGTGGAGCCGTCCCAGGTGCCGGGCGACGTGGTGACCATGAACTCCGTCGTCACCTTCGAAGACGAGAACAGCAGCGACGAGTTGACGGTAAGCCTGGTCTATCCCTCGGGTGCAGGCGCGCCCGGCACGGTTTCCATCCTTGCACCGGTCGGCAGCGCATTGCTCGGCATGGCCGTGGGCCAGCACATCGAATGGCCCATGCCGGACGGTCGCACGCGCCGCCTGCGCGTGCTCGAGATCGAATACCAGCCGGAGTCTGCCGGCGATCTGCACCGCTGA
- a CDS encoding MFS transporter: MPEHIPATEANLPVPPPGEEASLPVTPPVSPPDRYRGLIWLVAAAFFMQALDSTIVNTAVPAMADALNVTPLGMRTALTSYVLTLAIFIPASPWLCDRFGTRLIFAAAIGTFTVGSLLCGIAQTLPQLVAARVLQGLGGAALMPVGRYVLVRSIDKRDFVKSMSTVATVGLLGSVLGPLLGGALAQYTSWRLIFLINVPVGIVGMWMNRRDMPDYRLDEPHKFDIMGFLLFAAASAMLLTASEVASGGSVQWPRIGAYGVLAIVFGCIYVWHSRRTDHPVADLSLLRVRSVWVSLAGNLFTRLGVSGMFLLLVLFLQVGCGWSPLMAGLMMVPQALGSITAKWGINRLLNLFGYRRLLFTNTLVVAVLLASFSLLGKGSPMWLIALMVFVYGGFMGMQYTAMNTLIYNDLDVKYASQASSMASTAQYLSMSFGIALASLLMEALLQGHAHDDYVPAFRWTVLLLGVVTATASWVFSRLTPDSGMRSSRAAD; the protein is encoded by the coding sequence ATGCCCGAGCACATTCCTGCCACGGAGGCCAACCTCCCCGTTCCGCCCCCTGGCGAAGAGGCGTCGCTACCCGTCACGCCGCCCGTGTCGCCGCCAGACCGCTACCGTGGCTTGATCTGGCTGGTCGCCGCCGCGTTCTTCATGCAGGCGCTGGACTCGACCATCGTCAACACGGCCGTGCCGGCGATGGCCGACGCGCTCAACGTAACGCCACTGGGCATGCGCACCGCGCTGACCAGCTACGTGCTGACATTGGCGATCTTCATTCCCGCAAGCCCCTGGCTTTGCGACCGCTTCGGCACGCGGCTCATCTTTGCGGCCGCCATCGGCACGTTCACCGTGGGCTCGCTGCTGTGCGGCATCGCCCAGACGCTGCCCCAGCTCGTCGCCGCCCGCGTGCTGCAGGGCCTTGGTGGCGCCGCGCTGATGCCGGTGGGCCGTTACGTGCTCGTGCGCAGCATCGACAAGCGGGACTTCGTGAAGTCGATGAGCACGGTAGCCACCGTAGGCCTGCTCGGCTCGGTGCTTGGCCCCCTGCTCGGCGGTGCGTTGGCGCAGTACACCTCGTGGCGACTGATCTTCCTCATCAACGTGCCGGTCGGCATCGTCGGCATGTGGATGAACCGGCGAGACATGCCCGACTATCGCCTGGACGAGCCGCACAAGTTCGACATCATGGGCTTCCTGCTCTTCGCGGCCGCGTCGGCCATGCTGTTGACGGCCTCGGAAGTGGCGAGCGGCGGAAGCGTGCAGTGGCCGCGCATCGGTGCCTATGGCGTGCTCGCGATCGTGTTCGGCTGCATCTACGTATGGCACAGCCGGCGTACCGATCATCCGGTGGCCGACCTCAGCCTGTTGCGCGTGCGCAGCGTGTGGGTATCGCTGGCGGGCAACCTGTTCACGCGCCTGGGCGTCTCGGGCATGTTCCTGCTGCTGGTGCTGTTCCTGCAGGTCGGTTGCGGCTGGTCGCCGTTGATGGCGGGCCTGATGATGGTGCCGCAGGCGCTGGGCTCGATCACCGCGAAGTGGGGCATCAACCGCTTGCTCAACCTGTTCGGCTATCGCCGGCTGCTGTTCACCAACACGCTGGTCGTCGCGGTGCTGCTGGCGTCGTTCTCGCTGCTGGGCAAAGGCTCGCCGATGTGGCTGATCGCCCTCATGGTGTTCGTCTATGGTGGCTTCATGGGCATGCAGTACACCGCCATGAACACGCTGATCTACAACGACCTGGACGTGAAGTACGCTTCGCAGGCGTCGTCCATGGCCTCGACCGCGCAGTACCTGTCGATGAGCTTCGGCATCGCGCTGGCCTCGCTGCTGATGGAAGCGCTGCTGCAAGGGCACGCGCACGACGATTACGTCCCCGCGTTCCGCTGGACGGTGTTGCTGCTCGGCGTGGTGACGGCCACGGCCAGCTGGGTGTTCAGTCGACTGACGCCCGACAGCGGCATGCGATCTTCACGTGCGGCCGATTGA
- a CDS encoding cation:proton antiporter: protein MHHASDILLTLFIVFIAAQIGGEIAQRLKLPGVVGEIAAGCVVGPSVLGWITPEQIASGTPLDVLAEIGVVLLLFAVGLETRLEDLKKVGKVAFLVGVLGVLVPFGMGGVWAHGNGFDWSRSLFIAAAFVATSAGITARVLQELGALQRTESKVILGAAVIDDILAMLLLGVVVSIQGGEGIDLMHLLAVLLGAVGFIAVIGVGGARVMRWNSSWLDTPRSPHSALAIVLALCLGLAYVSTLFGLAAIIGAFLAGMIASETRQQHALEKQTQPLLALLTPFFFVVTGSKIDLSQLASLEADIMLLVVTLIAIVSKLIGGFLGSLSLGTRSATVVGFGMVPRGEVGVVIASLGLSAGVFTPQIYAIIVAMSLLTAMVTPPVLAWTLRRTRANGEKVEAPELR, encoded by the coding sequence ATGCATCACGCCAGTGACATCCTGCTCACGCTCTTCATCGTCTTCATCGCCGCCCAGATCGGCGGCGAGATCGCACAACGCCTGAAATTGCCCGGCGTGGTCGGCGAAATCGCCGCCGGCTGCGTGGTGGGACCGTCGGTGCTCGGCTGGATCACGCCGGAGCAGATCGCATCGGGAACGCCGCTGGACGTGCTGGCGGAGATCGGCGTGGTGCTGCTGTTGTTTGCGGTAGGCCTGGAGACGCGTCTCGAAGATCTCAAGAAGGTCGGCAAGGTCGCCTTCCTCGTTGGCGTGCTCGGCGTGCTGGTGCCGTTCGGCATGGGTGGCGTGTGGGCGCACGGCAACGGTTTCGACTGGAGCCGTTCGCTGTTCATCGCCGCGGCCTTCGTCGCCACTTCGGCAGGCATCACCGCGCGCGTGCTGCAGGAACTGGGCGCGCTGCAGCGTACCGAAAGCAAGGTGATCCTCGGTGCGGCGGTGATCGACGACATCCTCGCCATGCTGCTGCTCGGCGTGGTGGTATCGATCCAGGGCGGCGAAGGCATCGACCTGATGCACCTGCTCGCCGTACTGCTGGGCGCGGTCGGCTTCATCGCGGTGATCGGCGTGGGCGGCGCGCGCGTGATGCGTTGGAATTCCAGCTGGCTGGACACGCCACGCAGCCCGCATTCGGCATTGGCCATCGTGCTGGCGCTATGCCTTGGGCTGGCCTATGTCTCCACCCTGTTTGGCCTGGCGGCGATCATCGGCGCGTTCCTCGCCGGCATGATCGCTTCGGAAACACGCCAGCAGCACGCGCTGGAAAAACAGACGCAGCCGCTGCTGGCCTTGCTCACGCCATTCTTCTTCGTGGTGACCGGCAGCAAGATCGACCTGTCCCAGCTGGCGAGCCTGGAGGCGGACATCATGTTGCTGGTGGTCACCTTGATCGCCATCGTGTCCAAGCTGATCGGCGGCTTCCTCGGCTCGCTGTCGCTGGGGACACGCAGCGCGACGGTGGTGGGCTTCGGCATGGTGCCGCGTGGCGAAGTCGGCGTGGTGATCGCCAGCCTCGGCCTTTCGGCCGGCGTGTTCACGCCGCAGATCTACGCGATCATCGTCGCCATGTCATTGCTTACCGCCATGGTTACGCCGCCCGTGCTGGCGTGGACGTTGCGGCGTACCCGTGCGAACGGCGAGAAAGTGGAAGCGCCGGAGTTGCGTTGA